A single window of Vigna radiata var. radiata cultivar VC1973A chromosome 4, Vradiata_ver6, whole genome shotgun sequence DNA harbors:
- the LOC106758915 gene encoding protein ALP1-like, translating to MGPVRGLKKKRKPEKKHDRNGSAASGSPEGEGPVDWWDDLSKRMNGLQQSPSKCLDSFQSVFKISRKTFEYICSLVKDDMMTKSAHFVFTNGKPLSLCEQVAVALRRLGSGESLVTIGDSFGLNHSTVSQVTWRFVESMEEKGIHHLQWPSTEMEMNAIKSKFEKIRGLPNCCGVIDATHITMCLPASEPSCNVWLDHKKNHSMVLQAIVDPDMKFRDIVTGWPGKMEDWLIFESSNFNKLCEKGERLNGSKLQLSGESEIREYIIGDSGYPLLPYLVVPYEGKELSEPKAQFNKQHLATRVVAQRALTRLKEMWRIIHGMMWRPDKHRLPRIILVCCVLHNIVIDLNDEVQDELSLSHDHDSGYHQLICGAVDEKGVALRDSLSHYLTGKLSS from the exons ATGGGTCCTGTGAGAggattgaagaagaaaagaaagccAGAGAAGAAGCATGACAGGAATGGTTCCGCTGCTTCTGGGTCACCCGAGGGAGAGGGTCCTGTAGATTGGTGGGATGACTTGTCAAAGAGGATGAATG GTCTTCAGCAGTCTCCATCAAAATGTTTGGATAGCTTCCAGTCTGTTTTCAAGATCTCCAGAAAGACATTTGAGTACATATGTTCTCTTGTTAAGGATGACATGATGACAAAATCTGCACATTTCGTCTTTACAAATGGCAAACCATTGTCTTTATGTGAACAAGTAGCAGTGGCACTGAGAAGACTGGGATCAGGTGAATCCCTTGTCACAATTGGTGATTCATTTGGACTAAACCACTCAACTGTTTCACAAGTCACCTGGAGGTTTGTGGAATCCATGGAAGAAAAGGGTATTCACCACTTGCAATGGCCTTCTACAGAAATGGAAATGAATGCAATCAAATCCAAATTTGAGAAAATACGAGGTCTCCCCAATTGCTGTGGTGTAATTGATGCTACTCACATCACAATGTGTTTACCTGCATCTGAACCTTCCTGTAATGTGTGGCTTGATCACAAAAAGAATCATAGCATGGTCTTGCAAGCAATAGTGGATCCTGACATGAAGTTCAGGGACATAGTCACTGGCTGGCCTGGTAAAATGGAGGACTGGTTGATATTTGAGAGTTCAAATTTCAACAAACTTTGTGAAAAGGGTGAGAGGTTGAATGGAAGCAAATTACAGCTCTCTGGAGAATCAGAAATAAGAGAATATATAATTGGTGATTCAGGTTATCCTCTGTTACCTTACCTTGTTGTCCCCTATGAAGGGAAAGAACTCTCAGAACCAAAAGCACAGTTTAACAAGCAGCACTTAGCAACAAGAGTGGTGGCACAAAGAGCACTGACAAGGCTGAAGGAGATGTGGAGAATCATTCATGGAATGATGTGGAGACCAGACAAACACCGTCTGCCAAGGATTATTCTTGTTTGTTGTGTACTTCACAACATTGTTATTGATTTGAACGATGAAGTGCAAGATGAACTGTCTTTGTCTCATGATCATGACTCTGGTTATCATCAATTGATTTGTGGAGCTGTAGATGAGAAGGGAGTTGCACTAAGAGACAGTTTGTCTCACTACTTGACTGGAAAATTGTCTTCATAa